The Glycine soja cultivar W05 chromosome 8, ASM419377v2, whole genome shotgun sequence genome has a window encoding:
- the LOC114423695 gene encoding 40S ribosomal protein S8, with the protein MGISRDSMHKRRATGGKKKAWRKKRKYELGRQAANTKLSSNKTIRRIRVRGGNVKWRALRLDTGNYSWGSEAVTRKTRILDVVYNASNNELVRTQTLVKSAIVQVDAAPFRQWYLQHYGVEIGRKKKVAAKKDSTEEGEAAAEETKKSNHVQRKLEKRQKDRNLDSHIEEQFGGGRLLACISSRPGQCGRADGYILEGKELEFYMKKLQRKKGKGAA; encoded by the exons ATGG GTATTTCTAGGGATTCCATGCACAAGAGGCGTGCCACTGGTGGCAAGAAAAAGGCTtggagaaagaagagaaa GTATGAGCTTGGGCGTCAGGCAGCAAACACCAAGTTATCAAGCAACAAGACAATCAGGAGGATTCGTGTTAGAGGTGGCAATGTTAAATGGAGGGCATTGAGGCTGGATACTGGCAATTACTCATGGGGTAGTGAAGCAGTTACTCGCAAGACTCGTATTCTAGATGTTGTTTACAATGCCTCAAACAACGAGCTTGTGCGAACTCAGACCCTGGTCAAGAGTGCTATTGTCCAGGTTGATGCTGCTCCTTTCAGGCAGTGGTACCTTCAGCACTATGGTGTTGAAATTggtagaaaaaagaaagtggCAGCCAAGAAGGATTCTACTGAG GAAGGTGAGGCTGCTGCTGAAGAAACTAAGAAAAGTAACCATGTGCAGAGAAAACTTGAGAAACGCCAGAAAGATCGTAATCTTGACTCCCACATTGAAGAGCAATTTGGTGGTGGGCGATTGTTGGCCTGTATTTCTTCTCGTCCCGGACAATGTGGCAGGGCTGATGG GTACATTCTTGAAGGTAAGGAGCTGGAGTTTTACATGAAGAAACTCCAGAGGAAGAAGGGAAAGGGTGCTGCTTAA